The window GACTGACCGGCGGTTCATGATTCTGGTCAAACATGTAGATCTGCGTCAAATCCCTAATGCCAAAAAGCGTCCCGTCAAAATAGACGATATCTCCTGCTTGAAGCTTTCTGATCGCTTCATCTGTGAATGGGGTTGTTAGGTGGTGAGTTGCCATTCTGATTCCCTCCTTGGTAGTTAATATCCGTACTCAACATTGCCGTTTGGATAAATCTTTGCACGAGCCCGCCGGGCTGGCCAACACTGGGTATTGATGGCAATCGGGTTTTGGGTAATATGGGTATAAGCAGTCTCGATATGAACGCCGAGTGTGGTGATCTTGCCTCCGAGTCCCATTGGGCCCCGATCCATTGAATTGATGGCCTCTTCAAGCTCTTCTTCCATCTCTGCAATTTGCGGATCCGGATGCCTCTGGCCGACGGGGCGAGCAATTGCCTCTTTGGCAAGTTTCATCACCAGGTCCGCCGTACCACCGATACCAATTCCAATGATCCCTGGGGGGCACGGGTTTGCTCCGGTCTCAAAAACGGTATCAATTACGAACTTCTTGAGCGCGGATATCCCATGCGCTGGGTAAAACATCTTCATCGTGCTCATGTTTTCCGACCCAGAACCTTTTGGGATCATGAGGATATCGAGATAATCGTTTTCCCCATCAAAGTCATAGTGCACAACGGGTAGCCCCTCGCCAACGGAGGTTTGTGGATTGATCCTTGTCAGTGGGTGGGTGGAGCTTCCCCTGAATGGAAACTCCCGGGTTGCACGCTCGGCTCCCTTCGCCAACCGTTCTTTTATCTGGTAGCCGTTCCAGGGAAATTGGGAACCTACCTTAACCATATAGATAGGGAGACCGGTATCCTGACAAATCAGTGTCTTGTTTTTGTCCGCGACCTCAATCGTCTTGAAGATGGCTTTGAAGATCTCTTTAGCCGTCGGGTTTGTTTCCCGGTCATGGGCCTTTTTCAGGGCCTCCCGCACATCGGGCGGCAAATCGCATAACGCCCGTATATAAAGCTCCTTAGCGACATCTTCGACAATTTGATAATCAAGATCAGCCATGGGTGTACCTCCAATAATGTTAATCCAGCTCAACTCTAGAATGTGATGTAACGCTTTCTCGTGGAACCATCGTTATGCCGAGCTTCGGTAATCAATGTCCCGTAACCAGTGAAACACTCTCTTTTGCTTTTCCCTGCTCGAGTACTTCGCGTTTTTCAATCAGGCGGCCAGCATTGTCCCGGAAGTCAAGAGCCAGCATGAATTCGGCCAAAGCATCTAATTCATCTTGTTTCATTGGGTATTTCGGCATGATGGAAAAGGAGCTCTGAGCCTGTGGATCCTTGACATACGCTGCGAGATACTCCTTGGTTCTTCCCTTGGGATTTAACCTTGCCATATCAGGACCAACCCTCCGACCGCCTTCACCGCTGGTCTGATGGCAATAGGCACAATCCTGTTTCACATATATCTGCAACCCTGCGTTTTCGGTTTCGGTAAGATTTCGCTCAGGTAAGAGGATCTCCCCGCCGTAATCCCGAGCAGCGGCGAATGCGGTTATCGTGAGATAGACAATGACAACAGCGCTGCTCACCCCGACCGCAGTCGCGAGGGGACGTTTTGCCATCCCAACATGTTTGGATTTTTCAATAAATGGCAGCCCCAGAAGGACAACTGCACAGAGTGTTGGAATACCCAGGCTTCCGATAACCTCCGTTGATCCGGAAAAAAACGTCAGAAGTTGGAATATCCACATGAAATACCATTCCGGACGGGGAAGGTAGCTCTCGTCGACGGTGCCGACTATGCCTTCTTTGGGAATATCAGCAAAGATCGATAAATAAATAATGGCTCCAAATACTGCGATAAATACCAGGGTGCTTCGTCCGCAATGTTCTGGGTAAAAACGATAGAGCTTGGTTGTGGTGGCATGGTTGGCTGCAGCGTCAAGCTCACCCTTGGCTTTTGGCTTGTGATCACTTACGCCGTGTAACCTCACCAGATATATATGCGCGGCAATCAGAACAATCATAACCGTCGGCAGCACGAGCATGTGAATTGCGTAAAACCTGGTGATGGTAAATCCGGAGACCTGGCCACCGAGAATCAGGCTGGTAATCCCCTCCCCGACAACCGGGATATCTCCGGGTATTGCCGTTGCGACAACAGTCGCCCAGTATGCCTTCTGATCCCACGGCAGCAGATAACCGGTAAAGCCGAGACCGAGTGTCGCAAACAGCAAAAACACACCGACAATCCAGGTCAACTCACGCGGCGCCTTGAATGAACCATTAAAAAACACGGCATAAAGATGAAGGCAAACTGCCAGAACCATTGCTCCGGCACCCCAGTGATGAATCCCCCGAAGAATATCCCCCATGGGCACATCATTCATGATATACTCTATCGACTGATAGGCCTTGTCAGGAGAAGGGCTGTAATACATAGCCAAAAACATCCCGGTGACCGCCAGCAAAACGAACAGCATCACGCAAAGACTGCCAAGAGTCACAGACCACCCAAGATTGGTGGGGAGTTTTTTGTAAAGAAAAGGTTTTAGGTGAACATCCCAACCAATGCGCTGCAAGAGTACTTTCTGAAAATCTGTCATGATTACACCATTGCTATTAGTATATTTCCGTTCTCAACCCGATGTTCGAGTGTAGCGAGCGGCCGAGGGGGCGGACCTGCTTTTACCGATCCATCGAGTTCAAAAGCTCCTCCATGACAGGCACACAGAAAGAGTTTCTGTCGAGCGTCCCAATGAACTGAGCAACCTAAATGAGTGCAGCGGCTGTCATACACTACGACCTTGTCTTCTTCCTGGTTGCGGTAGATCATTACCGGCTTTACCCGTTCCTGGTTGTAGAAACCGACATTCTCAACATATCGAAGGTTTACCGTTGTCACGTCGCCTTCCTTGAGATCACCAAGCTTCCCCGCCGGCACCCATACCGGCTCCTTCTTGTCCAAGGACTGGCCCACAAATGTTGAAGCAAGAACGCCACCTACCGTGAGGGCGGAAACTGCACCGAGACCAACCGTGACCTTGGCGAGAAAATTCCTCCGACCGGTATCAAGGTTTTCATCACAACCACATTGACCAGCCTCCCCTGAAGCATGCGCCGCACATGGTTCAGCAGCGACATTCTCCCCGTGCGCCGGCGCTGAGGCAGCTGCTTCAGCTTTACTTTTTGCTTTTGCTCGGAAGGGCTCCTTGATTGCCAGGCGTTGGATAAACTTGATTGATCTGGTACAGCTGATCTCCTTCGGGCACACTTCAGTACAGTTGAACTCAGTTCGGCAGTTGTAGCATGACTGTAGGACACGATCCAGCCGCTCTTCGTACAGCGCATCCCGACTGTCCAGCAACAGCGTGAACGCACGGTTCAGCGGGGCGGGGCCGGCATAGCCATCGTGATAATTGACCATTGTGCAGCTCGAAACACAGCAGCCGCAAGCGATACATTCAGTTGAAAAACCGATTGCCCTCCGCTCTATGGAGTCCGGTCTGATAATAGCCGGCTCCTCACTCATATCCCTGGGTTCGAAAAACGGTAAACACTCCTCGTATTTTTCAAAAAACGGCCCCATATCAACAACTAGGTCCTTAACCACCGGGAAATGATTCAACGGCCTGATGGTCAGATCTTTAGATTCAGCAAAATCCGACACATTGGTTTTACAGGCCAGCCCTTCCCGGCCATTTATGACTACAGCGCACGATCCGCACATATTGACCCTGCATGCATAGCGAAAGGCCAGGGTCGAATCCTGCTCCCTCTGGATTCGCAGCAATACATCAAGGATCGTGGTATTGGTCTCGTCCTCTATGTGGAGATCGTAGTGGTCATAATGACCGTCCCCTCCCACCGTTGGATCATACCTGTATATTGCAACTTTTCTTGTGTTCCCTTGTTCTTGAGCCATAAGATGCCTCCTCGTTTTAGAAGTTGACGATTACATAGCCCGCCAGATCAGTCCGGCAATAACAAGCCCAAGAGCGGTAAGCCCCCAGATCAAAGCACGTTGATACTTGACATTGACCAGGTTGAAGTCGAGGAGGATTACCCGCAACCCAAGTGTTGCATGGAAGGTTACCGCCAGCAGCAGCAGAAACTGCAGCCACGGTTTATAGGTAAGTGTGACATGCAGGCCGAGTAGAAAGATGATCGCAACAGCCGTGATACGCTGCCACATCCAGGCCCACATCCCGACAAACATGTTACGATGCCTGTTCGGATCAAGTTCACCCCATTGAAGCGGTTTACGATAATTGTTTACATTTTGCTGTTCCATCTTGGTTTCCTTTTCTTTTAGGTGGCTCTTAGGTATTTCGATTTCGATTTATTTTTTGTGATTTCTGCATTCCTCGGCGGATTTATATTTAAAATCAACCGGTTCAGAATGAAGCGTAGGTAAACCATTGTCACCAAGGGTCAGGTATGTGTTGAAGAGGCCGATCTCATCATTTTGATCCGGGAAGTCACTTCTGTAATGAGCAGCTCTTGATTCTTTGCGTGCAAGTGCACTGGCAACAACCATGTCTGAGACATCGATCATGTTCGTCAAATCGATGTAGGTGTTCCAAACCATGTTGTAGTTGTCCCCGCCAGTCACTTTGACTTTTTTAGACTCTTCTTTCAGGAAGTTGATTTCGCCTATTGCTGATTCCATGTCCTGACCGTTACGAACAACACCGACCTTTTTCCAGTTACATTCCTGCAGCTGCCTGCGGAGCTGGAATACATCTTCCGTGGAGCCGGATCGCCCGAATGGTTCGGTGAATTTTTTCTTGAGTTCATCCACCAGGCCAGGTGCGGTCTCAGGAGGGGTAGAGGAGTTGGTCCTAAAGAACCTGGCCAGGGATTTACCAGCCTGCCGGCCATAGACGGCAGATTCACAAATACCGTTTCCGCCGAGACGGTTGCCGCCATGAACGCCGCCGGAATCCTCGCCGGCAACGAATAAGCGTCGGAGTGAGGTATGACAATTTTTATCAATGTCGGCACCACCCATAACAAAGTGGGCGGTCGGGGAAATGGGTACTCTCTCCCGTGCGAGATCGTAACCAAACTGCCGGCAGCGAGCTGCCATGCCAGGAAAATTCTTAAGGACAAATTCCGCACCCATATGTGCGGCATCGATCTGGATGCCACCCTCCACGCAGGCCCTTCCCGCCAACATTTCAAGGAATGCTGAACGACTCACCACATCTCGTGTTGCACGTTCTTCTGCAGGGTCGTACTTATGCATGTAGCGCTTTCCCTCCCCGTTATAGAGGTGCGCCCCGGCTCCACGCAATCCTTCCTCGAGAAGTGAACCAGCCACTACGCTTCCGGGGATTATCAGTCCCGTAGGATGAAATTGAATCATTTCCATATCCCGCAATCGGACACCGGCACGGTAAAGCATCGCCAGGCCATCTACAGATTTTTCCGGGCCGGGAGCATGGAAACTATACTGGGTAGGACCGCCACCGGTTGCCACCAGTGTTGCGGCAGCCTCAATAACGACGAATCGTCCCTGTTTCATATCCAGCATCAAAGCCCCTGTGACCTCATCCCCTGAATCGTCAGTAAGAAGGTCCACAGCTCTGCATTCCTCGAGAACTTGGATATCCCGCTTCATGATCTGCTCAGTCGTGCGACTGATCATTTCAATACCTGTCAAGTCTCCCTTGTGCACCGTCCTATCGAACGACTGCCCCGCAAACGGTTTCTGATGGATGGTTCCGTCAGGGTTGCGATCGAAAAAGCACCCAAATCGTGTTTCCATCTCTTTTATGGTTGGAGTTGCTTCTTCAACGAGAGTCCTGGCAAGATCCTGATCATTGACATACTGACCACCCTTGAGGGTATCCATCAGGTGCTTTTCGTGGGAATCTGAATCGTTTAAAACGACATTGAGGCCGCCCTGAACCATTCGGCTGCAGCCCCCTTTCCCCTTGAGCGCCTTCGTTACGATTGTGATTTTAAGATCAGGATTAGCGTCATACGCATAGAGAGCTGCTAATTGCCCCGCAGCACCCATCCCGAGAATTAGAATATCTGTTTTTAAAGTTTCGTGAGACATAGCGTCACTCCTGAGGTTAAATTGGAAATTACAACAGATAAAGCAACCTCTATGCCAACGAACACTAAAACATCCAACACCTTGTTATTACGGATTATTGAAAGGCTAGACGAAACCAGAACCCAATCCGGGCCGAAACTTTCAGCCTCAAAACTGGGCCCGGGCCCACTTTTGGGCTTGCGTAATTATTCTAAAGTAGTAGAAGAAGATGGCGATCATAGCCTAAAGGTAATGGAGATTACCTTTTACGTAGACTCTTCGATCAGGCGAATGGGTCAACCTATTGAAATATAGGCAAAACATAAAAAATCAGAAAAAATGCGCTGGGACTTAGCAACACGTCATAAGATTCTCTTGGAAGTCAACAATGCGGTAATCACCAACTATTCCATTGATGATTTTTTCGGATCACTCTCAACCGAGCTGAGAAAACATTTTCACTACGATCGATTATCCATTTTCATTTATGATAACGAAGCTGATTCACTCACTTATTTAACGTTGGCTGATGGCGTTCAGCCTAAAGGTTTCGAAAGAAATGTTCGTCCGCTCGCCAGCGGTGCAGTTGCAAGAATGGTGATTCAGTCCAAACAGAGGATAACCATCAAAGAACTATCTCGTTACACCGACCAACAGTCAATTCTTGCGATGGTCAATGCCGGCCTCGTATCAACGATGGCATTTCCCCTGATTGTGCGTAATCGAATTCTTGGAACACTACATATGTCGTTTAAGAAAGTTCCGAGAGACTTTTCTGAGCTTGCTGATATCCTCACCGAGGTTGCTAATCAAGTGGCAATTGCCGTAGGCAATATGGTTACAATCTCTGAATTGGTTGAGGAGAAACAGAACCTTGAAAGAGAAAAGCATTTTCTGATAAACAATGCAGACGATTATCAACCTGCAAACTTCCTGTATACATCACCGGCCATGAGTGATCTCATGCAGCTGGCTCGAAGCGTTGCTGAAATCGATGCACCCTTGTTGATAACCGGCGAGACTGGAACAGGAAAAGACTACGTTGCCCGCTATATCCATTCAATAAGTCACCGAAGGGATCGTCTCTTTGTCAAGGTAAATTGTCCGGCCCTTACCTCGTCACTTTTTGAGAGTGAACTTTTCGGCCATGTGAAAGGTGCGTTCACTGGTGCGGACACTCCTCGAGTAGGGCGATTTGAGATGGCCGATAAGGGGATAATTTTCCTGGATGAAATTGCTGAGCTCCCGATAGACCTTCAAGCAAAACTCCTACAAGTACTGCAAGAACACCAGATTGAACGTGTGGGCGACAACAGGGTGATCAAGACTGATTTTAGACTGATTGCCGCTACCAATCGAGATCTGTCAGAAGCCATCGAACAGAGAAAATTTCGACAAGATCTTTATTATCGCCTGAATATTCTTCAAATCCATATTCCGCCCCTTCGCGAACGGCGGGAGGATATACCCTATTTGATAGAAAAATTGAATGAGGCTGAGTCATTGTCCCTTAACAGGCCAGCGCCAAAATACACACCTAGAGTTATCGATTTCCTGTCAGAATACCAATGGCCTGGAAACGTCAGGGAACTTAAAAACCTCGTAAAACGTTTTGTCATACTAAAACCGGGAGAGGTGTTACCCCTACACGATATCCAAAACCTCGTGGGCACTGTTGGTCAGCGTACCCCTCTATATAAAGGAAATAATGGATCGATGGTTAAGTCAGAGCAATTTGCTATTGAACAGGCTCTTATAGAAAGCAAAGGCATGGTTGGTGGTCCCAATGGAGCTGCAAAGATTCTGGGTGTTCCAAAATCTACCCTGCAATACCGTATTAAAAAATACGGACTCCGCCCGGGAAATTATGCTTAGCGTTCTCATTAGCCATACGTTCCAGAAAATAAATCCCGTCCTGCCTGAGCACGCCCCCATGTGACAGATAGAACATTTCTCTCATGGTTCGGTATCACATGCCAGGCTGTTCAGTACCCGGAAAATTATCGCCAGACGCTCTCACCACAGGCTGTCTTGCCGAAGTCGCATTGCCGATCCCAAGGAGGACGTCCAACGGCGAAGACTGGCTGTTCCCCGGCTGGCCACAGAGTCACTTCTTGAGTCAGGCACTCTCATGCAGCCTGGTCATTATCAACTCACGATGCCCAGGCAGTTCTGCCGCAGTCAGGCGACCGTTAGCGGCATGGAAACAACAAGAAAAAAGCAGGCTAGTATCCGAAAGCGAAAAATTCCGATAAAAATGACTTCACCGAGGTCATCATTGAACTTCCCCCCTTGTTGCACTGAAACAGGCTGATAATATTGCCGATTTCATCAAATTTAATATTTTCCCTGCTGTCTACCGGGGAAGGCACCGGGTAATTTTTCATATCTTTCAATAACGATGGAGAGACTACAATTTCATTATAATATTTCGCATCTTTTACATATACCAACTTGATATCGCGGACTGGTACCTCATCGATTGTTTTGAAACAAGCCTTCAGGACTTCAACGTCAGTTTCATAATAGATGGGCGTTGCCCCTATCCTCGGATCGGATACTGCAATGCTCGCGTTATAGGTCTTTAAACGATCTGTTTTTTGCACAACTCTAGCCGAAACAAAATCGGCATACCCGACACCTGAACTATTCCCCCCTGCACCTTTACTTAAATCCCTGATATAAATTCGCCTGATATTGGTATTTTCTGCATGAGCCTTCATAGATTCAACAACATCCCTGGTGTCAGTGGTGAGTGACCCTAACGTGTCGATTATCAGCAAATCTATCCTGCCCATGGGAAGACGTGAACTCATGATTTTTGTTGTTTTGAAGAGTCGTGCCTGACTACTGGTACACTCATTAAGGGAAATAATTTTTGTCTGATCCATTTATGATATCTCCGTATCTTCAAGCAATAACCTAACCAGGTTCAAAGCTCCAGTAACCTCAGAGCATAGGGTCCATCACCTGCCTGTGTACAAGCAATAATGGTGCCATTTCTTTCTGGATCAGAGTTAGACTGATTTCACTGTGCTATATCTAAGAAATTTCTATACTGCGATACTATCTGGTTTGGCAAAATATTAACGATACAGCCGATTATTGGTCTTGGCGGGCCCAAAATTGGGTCCCAAGAAGGGACACCTATTTCTGGAATTGTCATTATTTACCTTAAAGGTTGCCCAGTCTCTTCGTTCATGCCGACATGTATATATCAGTGAGATATTCAATGCCGGCAGGGATGAAAGCCTGGTATAGTCATCATTTCATTACAACATGATTTCAAATATGGTAAAAGTTGGTTGCCGGCACCAATAAATCTTTATGATTTCAGGTCAATTTTCGACATTTGTTTTTGTCGGATGGACTCAAAAATCATTTGACTTCACCTCAATACATTGTGGTTGCTATGCTTTCTTCTAATGATATTAAATCCATATCTCTAAGTTTAGATTCATCGCATAATGGAATCATAGTCATAAACCGTGATGGAATAATTCTGATTTACAACAAGTCAGCAAAAAGAATATTTAATGACGGTGAAGCTGATTTTGAAGGCCGAAAGATTAAGGATATTCGACCTGAAGCTTGGGATGATCTTGAAGCTATTTTTAAGACAGGACAACCCCAGATAGGTAAAAAAATAACCCTTGATAGAGCAACTATTATAACAAATCGTACTCCCATCGTTGTTGAAGACAACGTTGTCGGTGTCATAACTGTGTTCCAGGATGTATCAGAACACGAAGCTATTATTTCTCAACTTTCTAATTACCAGAAATTACACAAAGAATTAGAGGTTATTTTTGAGTCATCTTACGATGGCCTGTTTGTCTCTGATGGGAGTGCCAATTGCCTTAGTGTCAACAGATCTTATGAAGAGATTACCGGCACTAGACGTGAGAATTTGATAGGTAAGAATACGAAGTCGCTCGTTAAAGATAAGATCGTTGACATTTCCGTTAGCTTAGAAGTCCTAAAACAGAAAAAACAAATTACATTGTTGCAGGTAATCAATCAGAAGAGGGAGGTGATCGTTACCGGGACACCAGTATGGGATGACGACGAAAATATCTCTAAGGTGGTGGTCAACGTTCGTGATATTACCGAACTCAGTGAGCTCAAGAGACAGCTTGCGGAAACTCGTAAAAAGACGGACTATTACTACCATACACTTCAGGAATATCAGGATACCGAGCATGCGTTGCAGGTTATGGTTGCCAACAGCATGTCAATGCTCAAGATTTTAAGAAAGTCTATTAAAGCAGCGAAGTTTGAAGTGCTGGTTCTCTTGACTGGAGAGTCTGGAGTTGGAAAAAGCATGCTGGCCAAGTTGATACACAAAATGAGCCCGCGAAAGGACCAACCCTTTGTTAAAATTAACTGTGGAGCAATCCCTCCCAATCTTATGGAAAGTGAACTCTTTGGCTACGAAAAGGGTGCATTTACTGGTGCTTCGTCGACAGGAAAGATGGGGCTTATTGGAGCAGCCCACAAAGGAACCGTTTTCTTAGACGAAATTGCTGAGCTTCCCCTTGAGATGCAAGTTAAGCTGCTTGAAGTTATTGAAGATAAACAGTTTAAACCAGTCGGGGCAACCCGAACGACTACAGTCGACGTCAGGATTATAGCCGCCACTAATCGAAATCTTTTTGAGCAAGTTCAAAAAGGTCTTTTCCGGGAAGACCTTTATTACAGGCTCAATGTTGTACCAATAGTTATCCCGCCTTTACGGCAGCGACGAGATGATGTTCCGGCTTTGTGTGAAAATTTTCTTGAGAAAATCAATCGTAAAATGGAGGGAAAAAAGCGCTTTCACCCGATTTTAATTGAATTGTTAAGACAATATGACTTTCCAGGCAATGTCAGGGAATTGTTTAATATTATTGAACGGATGACCGTCTTCAGTGAGGGAGAACTCCTGACCCCCGATGACCTGCCCTCTGAAATTAGAAAAAATTCTACAATTGATTCCAATGAGATTGTAGAGATATCTCCCCTAAAGCAAGCTCTGACGAGTTATGAAAAAAAGCTCCTGAAGAAGGTCCTCAAAGAGAGCGCATCTCTTCAACAAGCTGCAGATATGTTACAAATTCACCCCACAACCCTATCAAGGAAACTGACAAAGCTTAACCTTGAGAAACCTTAAAGAATTCAAGCACCTGCAACATTGCAGTTATCTGCAACATTGCAGAATAATGATTATGACAGCAATATTCTGAGCTTTTTGTCAGAAATCTCTCCTTACCCCCTCTAACATTCTGCATCACTGCAGCTTATCTCGAAGCTACCACCTTCCATCAATCTCTATTTTGCCACCACTACAGGCACTTAGCATTGCCCATTCCAATGGCATAGATAGTGCACCTATGCAGCGGAGAGCAGGATTAGTCAAATGGTCATGACCATCTTCGATGGAACTTTTGACCGACCAGTATTTTCAATGCTGTTATTGATCCTCAAAAATACTGGTTGGCAACTTGAAGCCACTACGTCTTAGATGGGATTGATCTTTCCCCCCCATTGATCCTATTGGGAACATGTAAAGGAGAGCATCATGAAAAAACGAGATCAAAAGATGGTAAACAACCTGGCTCGACGCGATTTTTTACGCTTATGTGCGATATATGGCACAACTGCCGCACTGGGGGGGGTATTAGCAACAGCTGCTACTGCAGGAGAAAAAGAACTCAAGCAGCAAATCTCCATTCAGGCTGAGCAAGAAGCAAAGAAGGCTGCAGTTGCCAAACACACTATGATCTTAGCGGTCGATGGGGTTGGTAATCGCTGGCCTGATGGAGTGGTGTGTACTTCGACCATGTGGAACATCGGGGCATGGAAACTTAAGACTAATATAGAAAACCATTCCAAGGGCGCCATCTATGTCAAGATAGTCGAAGGCGGCGCACTGGGCGGGCAGGTCAAGGCAGCCAGGAAAGTCCAACAGGGCATCCTCCAGGCTTGTACTGCAAGCACCCAGAATATGGCCGCTTTTGCCCCGGTTTGGAATGTTACAGACATTCCATATGCTATCGGTCCCGTAGAAAATTATTGGAAGCTTCTCTATTCCAAAGAAGTTAACGATTCACTCCGTAAAAAGAGCATGGAGCAAGGAGTAATGAACCTTGCCACCTTCCCACAAACACGATGGCTTGAGTTGAAAATGGGGCTTTCCAATGAAATTCGTTTTCCCGAACAGCTCAAGGGTATGAAGATTCGTGTGACTGGCTCAAAGCTTGAGCAAGCAATTTTTGACATCTTACCATCCAGCCCAACCCCAATTGCCTGGGGAGAAGTATATACAGCCATGAAAGAAGGGGCTATTGATGGCATCCACGTCGGTCCCGCTTCCGTAGCCGATGCAGGCATTCACGAGGTTGTCGGCCAGCTAGTAAATACTGAATTTATGTATAATGCCGACACAGTTTGGGTGAATACCAGATGGTTTAAAAAGTTGTCAGCCGTCTTACAAGAAGCTGTGTTAGAAGCTTCATATCAGACCCAGCTCTTCATCGAAGGAATTTACGAGCCGCTCCATGCCATGCAAGCGGGGCTTCGACCGAATTCGCCCTCCGACGCCATCTGGAAAAAAGCCGGAACTAAGCAGGTCATTTTAACCGCTACGGAAAGAACTGCCTGGTATGATTATCTTTCTTACGAGAATAATAAAGATCGTTTTGATCCGATGGTGAAGAGATTCGGGAAAACAGAATTTGAAATCGTGCAACAGGTTGCACAAGCAGGTGACGTAGAAAGACAACGATGGTGGAAATCGTAACAAGAAGTCGCATGGATTGTGAGTGGGGTAGCTACTTATAATTATACGCCTCACTCATTTATAACTAGCTGCAACAGGTGCTTAATCGTGTGTTACACATGGGCTTGGAGGTCTAGTTTTGGGAATACTTTGGAAATCAATTAAATGGCTCGACGAGAATGTCGAGTACTGGCTTTGTTTTGTCTTCTATTCATACATGGCTGGAATAATTGTTGTGGAGGTCTGTCGCCGATACTTCTTCAATGCCAGTAGTTCCTGGGGAGAGGAAACAGCAATTTATGCCTTCATATGGATGACATACTTAGCTGCTGCCCGCGGTGTTCGAGGCCGCAAGCACCTTTCAGTAGAAGCTTTACGTCACCGGATGACCAGGACACAAAAATACTGGGCATTTGTACTTAGCGATGTCTCTTTTCTTATTTTAGCCGTTACGGTTGCCTATTATTCGCTCATCCCAGTCACCAATAGTATTCAGTATGGCCACACAATGTTTGGGATAGATCTCCCTCTGGCACTCGCCACCTCTTCAATTACTGCAGGTTGGATTCTAATCGCGATCCGGGTTGTCCAGCGCTTTTTGGATACCCTGCGACGGTTTCGCATGGGCCTGCCGCTTGCGGAAGAACAGGTGTTCTAATCGTTACGATTATCGGTGTCTTTACCCTTAAGTGTTAACTGTGAGAGGAGAATTACGTGGAAACCTTAGCATTAGTTAGTCTACTGATTACAGCCGTGCTGTTGTTGCTAGGTGTTGAAATACTGGTTTGCCTTGGTGGGGGAGCAATTTTAATGACGCTCATGACTGGGGCTTTTCCTATTGAAAATGTTGGTTTTACTGCATTCAGTTCGATCAATATCTTTCCCTTACTTGCCATGCCCCTTTATATCCTGACGGGTGATTTAGTGTCGGCTGGCGGCATTTCGCACATGTTTGTCGTGCTTGCCAAGTCTCTGGTCGGTTGGGTGAGAGGGGGCTTAGCTGTCACCACTATGGTAGCCGCCGAAGGTTTCGCAGCGATTAGTG of the Desulfosediminicola ganghwensis genome contains:
- a CDS encoding cytochrome b N-terminal domain-containing protein: MTDFQKVLLQRIGWDVHLKPFLYKKLPTNLGWSVTLGSLCVMLFVLLAVTGMFLAMYYSPSPDKAYQSIEYIMNDVPMGDILRGIHHWGAGAMVLAVCLHLYAVFFNGSFKAPRELTWIVGVFLLFATLGLGFTGYLLPWDQKAYWATVVATAIPGDIPVVGEGITSLILGGQVSGFTITRFYAIHMLVLPTVMIVLIAAHIYLVRLHGVSDHKPKAKGELDAAANHATTTKLYRFYPEHCGRSTLVFIAVFGAIIYLSIFADIPKEGIVGTVDESYLPRPEWYFMWIFQLLTFFSGSTEVIGSLGIPTLCAVVLLGLPFIEKSKHVGMAKRPLATAVGVSSAVVIVYLTITAFAAARDYGGEILLPERNLTETENAGLQIYVKQDCAYCHQTSGEGGRRVGPDMARLNPKGRTKEYLAAYVKDPQAQSSFSIMPKYPMKQDELDALAEFMLALDFRDNAGRLIEKREVLEQGKAKESVSLVTGH
- a CDS encoding succinate dehydrogenase is translated as MEQQNVNNYRKPLQWGELDPNRHRNMFVGMWAWMWQRITAVAIIFLLGLHVTLTYKPWLQFLLLLAVTFHATLGLRVILLDFNLVNVKYQRALIWGLTALGLVIAGLIWRAM
- a CDS encoding fumarate hydratase, which gives rise to MADLDYQIVEDVAKELYIRALCDLPPDVREALKKAHDRETNPTAKEIFKAIFKTIEVADKNKTLICQDTGLPIYMVKVGSQFPWNGYQIKERLAKGAERATREFPFRGSSTHPLTRINPQTSVGEGLPVVHYDFDGENDYLDILMIPKGSGSENMSTMKMFYPAHGISALKKFVIDTVFETGANPCPPGIIGIGIGGTADLVMKLAKEAIARPVGQRHPDPQIAEMEEELEEAINSMDRGPMGLGGKITTLGVHIETAYTHITQNPIAINTQCWPARRARAKIYPNGNVEYGY
- a CDS encoding 2Fe-2S iron-sulfur cluster-binding protein; translation: MAQEQGNTRKVAIYRYDPTVGGDGHYDHYDLHIEDETNTTILDVLLRIQREQDSTLAFRYACRVNMCGSCAVVINGREGLACKTNVSDFAESKDLTIRPLNHFPVVKDLVVDMGPFFEKYEECLPFFEPRDMSEEPAIIRPDSIERRAIGFSTECIACGCCVSSCTMVNYHDGYAGPAPLNRAFTLLLDSRDALYEERLDRVLQSCYNCRTEFNCTEVCPKEISCTRSIKFIQRLAIKEPFRAKAKSKAEAAASAPAHGENVAAEPCAAHASGEAGQCGCDENLDTGRRNFLAKVTVGLGAVSALTVGGVLASTFVGQSLDKKEPVWVPAGKLGDLKEGDVTTVNLRYVENVGFYNQERVKPVMIYRNQEEDKVVVYDSRCTHLGCSVHWDARQKLFLCACHGGAFELDGSVKAGPPPRPLATLEHRVENGNILIAMV
- a CDS encoding L-aspartate oxidase; the protein is MSHETLKTDILILGMGAAGQLAALYAYDANPDLKITIVTKALKGKGGCSRMVQGGLNVVLNDSDSHEKHLMDTLKGGQYVNDQDLARTLVEEATPTIKEMETRFGCFFDRNPDGTIHQKPFAGQSFDRTVHKGDLTGIEMISRTTEQIMKRDIQVLEECRAVDLLTDDSGDEVTGALMLDMKQGRFVVIEAAATLVATGGGPTQYSFHAPGPEKSVDGLAMLYRAGVRLRDMEMIQFHPTGLIIPGSVVAGSLLEEGLRGAGAHLYNGEGKRYMHKYDPAEERATRDVVSRSAFLEMLAGRACVEGGIQIDAAHMGAEFVLKNFPGMAARCRQFGYDLARERVPISPTAHFVMGGADIDKNCHTSLRRLFVAGEDSGGVHGGNRLGGNGICESAVYGRQAGKSLARFFRTNSSTPPETAPGLVDELKKKFTEPFGRSGSTEDVFQLRRQLQECNWKKVGVVRNGQDMESAIGEINFLKEESKKVKVTGGDNYNMVWNTYIDLTNMIDVSDMVVASALARKESRAAHYRSDFPDQNDEIGLFNTYLTLGDNGLPTLHSEPVDFKYKSAEECRNHKK